GAACTATTAGTAAACAGGGTGTGCTAGGCTGCAATGATATCAAATTTGAGATAGGAGAGTTGCCGTGGGATATTTTCCTTTCTTTCTATAAGCAGAATGAAGGCATTTTCAACCATACCAGTAAAATATATCAGGACAATCTAGTTGGAGTTACTACAATCATAGGTTCGGATTATGATGCGAATAAGATCAGCAATAAAGGACTCCCTGTGGCGAATAAGACTGGAAAGATATGTGAAAATGAGCCTGTCTTATGTAGAGTGTTGGTTGATCGATGTAAAGAATGGCAGAGTAGAGCTGGTAAAAATGGGGAAATCTCTCATCTTGGACGATATTTTTTGAGTATTTTAAATTCTTTAGGCAAATTTGAGGTAAGCCCTATTCATGATTATCTATTTCAAACGATGCTTACGCAGATGTCAATTTTGATAGACTTGGCCGAGCAGGCATTGAACGATGAAGAAGAAATGCTTGATTATTACAAGGAAAACCCAGAAGCTGCAGATAGAGGAATTGAGCAAATACGTAACGCTTTTTTTAGATCGGCTTATGGGTTTGTTAGAGAATTCAGCTTGTTGGTTCAGAATTCTGTTAGGTCTGATCGTCAGTTTACTCAGGCTCCAGACTTTGATGTGAGAGTGTATGAAACTCCTGTGAAACTACTGGCATTTTACAATGCCTATATTTATAACATGAAGGAATATCTCGGTACATTTGTGAATGATAACGAAGAGGAACATGAATATGTTTTTCTGGCTTATCCTGGAGTCTCTGATTTTGTGAAATTAAGAGAAAAGTTTAGCACAATATCTGACACAAAGAGGCTATTTCTAATGGAACTTCCGGAAATAAATACCTATCGACCACGTGATTTGATGTTTATTTTGGGACATGAGGTGGCACATAACGTCGGGGGAGGAATAAGAAACAGGAAAGAGCGTGCTGAGATTACTACGAAGATAATGGCATATATGTATGTAAAATACATCAGATTATCATTTCAGAAATCCAGGCAGGAAAAAGGCAGAGATAAGAGATTTATGTTTGCGCTTTATGATGATATTTGGGACGAGATGGCAGAGAATATAGAAACTTTAGCAGAAGAGGCTAATGAAATATGGATAGCCAAAAACTTCAGTAAAGATGACCCTATGTCAAATCATTTAAAAAAACGAATCTATCATAGAGAATGGGTGGTGCCAAGGGAAAAGAACGTGATGGTCTGTATTGTACAGATGGATCCGAAGAAAATATGGCATTCTCTGTTGCAAAGAGAATACTATTATCAATTGGACAATGAAGAACCTGACAAGAAAATCGAAGAATTGTCACAGGATATACATCGCTGGGGACAGGAATTTACAGGTGAAACTCTTAGAGGATTATTTGATATTAAAGGTGTCTTTTCTATACTCTTTTACTTATACAAAGAATGCATAGCAGATCTAATTTGTATAAAGACTTTACAATATTCATTTAGTGAGTATATAGAGTTGGTTGTAAGAGAACTTAAATACCAAGGACAAGAGGATTTTGATTGCATTACAGTTTTTTCACTTAGATCAGCACTTGTTACTTATTGTATGATCCACTGCCAAAAGTATCATTGGAAGAAAGGAGATATACAGTGTGGTGATAACGCTTTTACAGATAGCGACTGCGTTAAAACTGCAAGAATAGCCAAGGAGGAAATGGACAAATACCTATCTCGCGAAAGACAAGAAAAGGGAAAAGAAATAAAAAAGTTAGCGGATTCTATTAAGAATAAAAAGGAACTAACAAGGGATGGAATATCTAGTTTAACCATCATGGAAGATAAGTACGTTTTAAAACTTATAGCTGAGTACCTTATGCATTGCGTAAGCAAGCTGGATGAACTTAATTCCGAAAAGAATGAAAAGAGAGATATGAAACGGAAAAGTGTAAAAGAAATGTTTGAGCTCTTTTCTGTTGAAAAAGGTGGAGTTGGAATAAGCGATATTATTATTGATATTCATAAACATATTGCTAATTACTATAACGAAATTGGTGAGAATAATTGGGAGAAACTACTAAAAAATGGGGAACACTGAGACTGACAGCCAAAAGGTACTGGAAGACATTTCTGAAAGAATAAAAAAAATATTTGATATGAAGCAGAGTCTGGATATTTCTGACAAAATATCGTGTAAAGCTGTAAAACACGTTTTATGTTGGGAAGTGGCTAAAGAATATCAGAAAAAAGCAGATTCATTAAGCTTTATACTGGAAGTAATATGTGACGAATTACAGAAATCACTAAAGGATGATTTAGTACTATCATTGCTGGTGGATAATCTCAACAGAAGATGCGATGCCAACCGAGTCAACTATTTGTTAGGTAATTTTTCAAAGAAAGATTGGTTTATAGAAGAGTATCGCAAGAAGGTAATGAAGAAGTATAAGTTACCTGAGACTGAGCTTTTGATACATGTTTCTGCCATGGAATATGAAAAAAGATTTAATAAATCGACGCTATGCTTTTTTACTAAGGGATTAGATAAATGCGATAATAAAATGCTAGTTAAATTTATCAGTGATGATGGACCGCTGTTATTTGCAACTGATAATCTCAGGACTATTAAGAAATATATGGAATTAGCGGGTAAGAATAATAGTTTACTGATTTCTGTTTGTAAAAAAGACGGCAAATATGAATATAAGATGCTGGGAATTGTCAAAAATAATAGGTTGAAAGAAGGAAGTGTATACATAGACATCAAAAGTAAGTTATCCTGGGTGGTATACAGAAATGTGTCAAAACAGCAGGATGTTTTGTTGGACTATAGAGAAGGCGTGTTCCACATTCCTTTCTTGGAGCCAAAAAACGAAGTGTCTGCTCAGTTGTCTAAACTGGATGGATATCTTGAATCTAAAGATGCTGCTACAGTAAAAGCAGTAATAGAGTGCGCAAGTCAGTTTGCTTCTCATGGGACAGGCCTAGTTTTTATCGGGGATAAGGGAAAAAATAAGAATAAGCACTTGCTGATCGAGGTTGACAGATTAACAAATCTAAAAAGAGCAAGAAAAATTCAGCCTAGGCAATTGGACAAAAAGCTAATAGAATCTTCTGGAGTTACTGCGATAGATGGCGCTATATTGCTTAATTTAGAGGGTGAATGCTACGGCGTAGGAGCAATAGTCGATGGAAAAGCCATCTTGGAAGGCGATCCAGGCAGAGGTGCACGTTTTAACTCGCTTTATACATATGGCTCATCTTTAGTTAAGGACGCTGGTAAAATATATTTTGTAGTGGCAGTAATATCTGAAGATGGGATGGTTGACATATTTATTCCAGATACATATACAAATGCAACATCTAGTGATAAGTGAGAAGGCAGATGCATTCTATCATTCGGTAGCGTGATGTTGTATAATATCAAGAGTGGATGCGGTGTGGTTTTTCCACACCGCATATTTCCTATCAGAATTATTGAAACTGTTTTTATGTCTGGTATCATATTTATTTTGTATATAAGAGTATTACAAGGCGCAGATCTTACTTCATTCCTTCCTCAGCTTGCGGTATTCGCTGTCGGCGGAATCAAGATGCTTCCATCGATGTCAACAATTTCAAGATCTGCGACACAGATTATCAACAGTTAGAAATTGCGACAAAATATATGAAGTTTTTCAAGGTAAGCTTATAGAAAGAACTAAGGCTGAACTTGGTCTGTGAATATATCATAGAAAATAGACTTGTATTCAAAACGGTTCTAGCAAGAAGGACATACAAATGAAAGTATATTCAGAAAGAGGCTACATCACATGGCCATCATGGGATGTACTATTCGAGTGGGAAGACATATGGGCCAAAGAGTGGGGCACTACAGTAGAGAGCCTTACCAACAACCTGTTTGACAAAATCTTACGCAGACTAAAAAGATATACCAAAAAACTGTTACCTAAGAAAGTATGGAAATATATAATAACTGACCCAGATAAGATGGGCGTTCTTATCATAATGGATGCTGAAGGCTACTATATGATTCCTACCAGGAACATCATCCCCATATATCTCGATTTCGCCAGAAACATGATTGATGAGATTATGGAAGCGACCAGAGCCCTTCCAGCATTCTTTGTAGCATCCAAGGATATCTATAACGAGATGAAATCCAAGGGCTGCCAGAACGTATACTTCATCCATCAGTGTGTATCAGATCAGTACTATACACAGGAAGTACCGGACAAAGATATAGATGTAATCCAGATAGGCAGGAAGAACCCAGTAATGCACCAATACATGCTGGATTACTGCAAGGAACATCCTGATGTAGAGTACATTTACCAGGGCGAGAACGCTTCTCTGCACTACACCTCAACAACCAGAGGGGATATAGGTAAGCTCCCAGGTAGACCTGAGTTTGTTGATATGATGAGAAGAGCAAGAGTCAGCATTGTCTCTACACCTAAGTGTGACAACAGCCGAAATGTATTCGGCGGAGCAGATCTCGTTACAGCAAGATTCTATGAGAGCGCAGTTTTCTACTGCCACCTCATAGGCAGATACACCGACAACGAAGAGACAAGAGAACTCGAGCTTAACAAGATATGCCCTAACATCAAGGATTATGAAGAATTCAAAGCCACTATGGATCAGTACATTTCGGGAAAAGAAATAGATAAAGATATCTACAGTACATTTATAAATAAGCACCTTGCTAGTACCAGAGCAACATATCTAAAGAAGTGCATTGAACAGAGATAGAACTAATAATGGAGTCTAGAAGATATTTCAAAACATTACAAATATAAGTGTATATGGAGGGCGTTCTCATGAAATTCTACAGATGTGAAACTTGCGGAAACATTATCACCAAGCTTAATGATTCAGGCGTTCCAGTAGTGTGCTGCGGACAGCCAATGAAAGAGCTTGTACCTGGCGCTGTTGACGGTGCAGTAGAAAAGCACGTACCAGATGTAACAGTAGAGGGAAACACTGTTAAAGTTCAGATTGGAGAAGTGGAACATCCTATGATGGATAACCACTACATCCAGTTCATAGCACTTGAGACAACAACCGGTGCTCAGATCAAGTACCTGAAGCCTTCCGAGAAACCAGTTGCTGAATTTGTACTTCCAGCTGGCGAAAAAGCTGTGGCAGTCTACGAGTACTGCAATCTTCACGGCCTGTGGGTTAAAGAAGTGTAAGTTAATACTGAAGCTAGGATTAAGTAGAAGATATACGAACTCTATCTATCATCTTCGGGATGTTGTATAATGTCTAGAGTGGATGCGGTGTGGATTTTCCACATCGCATTTTTTCAAGAGCAAGAGCTCTCTGTTGAAAAATAGATGGTAAAGAGGAAATTGGAGATATTCCATGAGAAAAGAAATATCAACGTCAATTTATTCATTTAGAGATCTAATTGAAAATAACTGTATATATGTTGATAAGACTAAGTATCTGTATGATGCCATTACAACTGCAAAGGGGCAATATTTTTGCGCCCGCCCAAGGAGATTCGGTAAGAGTCTAACAATTTCAACTCTTGAAGCCATTTTTAGCGGCCAAAAGGATTTATTTAAAGACTGCTATATTTGTAAGGAAACAGATTATAAATGGGAAGAGTATCCGATTATCCATCTTGATTTTGGCAGAGCAAATGTATTAAGTATAGATTTGCTGTCTTCGTGGCTTGTCCAGACGCTTAAGACTATAGCGGGTAAATATGGAGTAGATGTTAACAATGAAGACCCTGCGCTTCTATTTGGGGAGCTCATTGAGACGTTATATCATAAGAATCAAAAAGGAGTAGTAGTTCTTATAGATGAATATGATAAGCCTATCATGGAACATCTCGAAAATGAGAGTGAGGCGGAAACCTTTCGTGACTTTATGGAAGCGTTCTATCAGATGATCAAAGGATATGAGCAGTATGAACGTTTTGTATTCATGACTGGTGTTATTAAGTTCGCTAAGTTATCTATCTTTAGTAAATTGAATAGTCTGACGGATATCAGTATGGATAAAAAGTACGCCTGTATGTTTGGGTAAAGAAGTAAGAGACTCATTTCAGAAAAATATAGTTTCTCTTTTTGTGGATGAGGATATCGCGGACTTTTCAGCGACAGTTGATCTGATAAAGCGAGCTGCGAGGGAGGGAAAAACCGAAGATATACTCAAGAACATGGAAAATGTATTTGCAAATATTCCTTATACCATTCAGATATCAGAGGAAAAGTATTACCATAATAGTTTTAATGTAAATAAATGAAGTGGATACACAAAATGACTAACGACATTAAAAAATTCATCGATGTAATAAAAAGAATATTTGGAATCCTTGATAAGGGAGACAGGCGAAGATCCTATGTGGTTTTGGCTGATATTTTGTTGTGCGCAGTTTTGGAGACAGTCGGAGTAAGCCTTATAGTCCCTTTTATTAATGCCATCGCGTCACCTGAGAAGGTTAGAGAATATCCTGTAATTGGCAATATCATTGTCATAATGGGAATAAGTGGTTTATCGCTTGTTTTGTTCATGAGCTTTGCGCTAGTTATATTCTATATACTTAAGAATGCATTCTTGATGTATTCAGCATATTTTCAGAATTCATACAGATTCAAATTGCAGAAAAAGCTATCTGTTAAGATGTTAAGAGCATATATGAATAAGCCATATCAATTTTTTGTAGAGACTAACAGTTCTGTGATAATCCGTGGAATAGGTAATGATGTGGGCTGTGTGAAAGATGCACTTGGAACATTATTTGATCTTGTTACACAGATACTGACACTGCTCATGATAGCAGCGTTTCTAGCATATACAGATCTGACAATGGCTATGGGACTTCTTGGCATTTCATTGATTTGCGTGTATATTCTTGTAGTTATCCTCAGGAAAAAAACAAGCTTTCTAGGTAGAGAACAGCGAGTTGCTGAAACACGTGTTACCAAGTATTCTTATGAGATACTTGAAGGTATCAAAGAGATAATGGCAATGCGCAGGAAAGATCGATTTATTGATGCCTATGAAGGAGCATTTGAAAATAAAGGAAAACTAGAAGCCAAATACATCACTGTACAGACATTTCCAATCAGAATTATTGAAACAGTATTCATGTCTGGTATCATATTTATTCTGTATGTAAGAGTGCTGCAGGGTGCAGATCTTACGTCGTTCCTGCCTCAGCTTGCGGTATTCGCTGTTGGTGGAATCAAGATGCTTCCAGCAATGTCAACAATTTCTAGATCTGCGACGCAGATTATTTTCCAAAAACCTGGTGTTGATGAAGCGTATGATAATCTAGTAAGCTTTAATGCAGAAGGAGTGATAGAAGCTGATAAATCGTCTCTTGCCATTACTCCAGAAATGGAATTTAAAAATATAACACTTAATGATATTCATTGGCGATATACAGGTGCAGACAAAGACGTCATTAACGGGTTATCACTAGAAATAAAAAGAGGGGAATCAGTAGCGTTCATTGGAGCCTCTGGTTCCGGTAAAACAACACTTGTTGATATTATATTAGGCCTGTTCACACCTCAAAGTGGAGAAGTTAAAGTAAATGGAATTGATATTACAAAATGCATAGACTCTTGGAGTCATATGCTTGCGTATGTTCAACAGAGCATTTTCCTTACAGATGATTCTCTAAGAAATAATATAGCTTTTGGACTTACTCCGGAAGAAATTGATGATGATAAAGTATGGAAAGCAATCGAGCAGGCTCAGCTTGGCGACTTTGTGAAGACATTAGATGATGGCCTTGATACAATAGTAGGTGAGCGCGGTGTCAAGTTTTCTGGAGGGCAGAGACAGAGAGTTGCGATAGCAAGAGCACTTTACTTTGAAACTCAGGTTATTGTATTTGATGAAGCTACTGCTGCGCTCGATAATGAAACCGAGAAATCACTTATGGAGTCAATTGATGCGCTTCATGGAGAAAAAACGCTGATTATTGTAGCTCACAGATTATCAACAGTTAGAAACTGCGATAGAATATACGAGGTTTCTAATGGAAAACTTATTGAAAAAACCAAAGCGGAACTTGGCCTATAAGCGTATATAACAGGGGAACAACCATTAATGAAAATAATAATAATATCCCACGAATATCCTCCCGTTGGTGGAGGCGGAGCCAATGCTTGTATGAACCTTGCGAGGCAATATGCCAAGCAAGGGCATATAGTAGATATTGTAACGGTATGGTTTGATGGTCTTGATGAACATGAAACAATCAAGGATAGCATAACAAACGGTCAAATAACCATCACTAGGCTCAAAGCCAAAAGAAAACATAAAGAACATTGTAGCTTCTCAGAAATGCTTGATTATTTGAAAAAGGCGATTCCAGTAGCTGATAGACTGGAAAAAGAGAACAATTATGATATATGTCAGATATTTTTTGGTATTCCAAGTGGCCCTGTCGGTTATTATCTAAAAAAGAAATATAAACTGCCATATGTGATAAGATTTGGTGGCGGAGATATCCCTGGATTCCAGGATAGATTTACTAAAGTTTATAAGCTTATAGGACCAGCAATTAAGATGATTTGGAAAAAAGCAGACGCTCTTGTTGCAAATAGTATAGGTCTTAAAAAACTAGCTGAAGATTTCTATGATAAAAAAGAAATCTTGGTAATACCCAATGGCGCAGATCTGAATGCCTTTGAAGAAAAAGATAACGACTATAAATCTATTGCATACACTGAGGCATGCCATGACGAAAACATCAATCTTCTTTTTGTTTCTAGGCTTATAGAAAGAAAAGGTTTACAAGATATTATTCCGCAGCTTTCCGAGATTCAGCAACAGAGCCAAAATATTGGTAAAAATATAAAATTTCAGATTGTTGGTGATGGCCCTTATAGGGAAACACTAGAAAAACTCACAGAAGTACATAACCTACAGGACGTCGTAGCTTTTTATGGTCAAAAAAACAAAAAAGAACTTCCTGAGTTCTATAGAAATGCAGACATATTTGTATTCCCATCTAGAAAAGAGGGGATGCCAAATGTTGTGTTAGAAGCTATGTCCTATGGGCTTCCTATCCTTATGACTCCATGCCAGGGAAGTGATGAGTTAGTTGATGGCAATGGAAAAGTTGCCAAAGTATATGAATTTGGAAAAATACTGGTTGATATGTTATCTAAACCGGATGAATTAAAGACTATGGGAAAACGTAGCAAATACCTTATTAAAGAAGCATTCTCATGGGAAAAGACAGCAGAAGCATATATGGCTTTATTTGATAAGATTATTGTGCAAAAGGAACAAAAGTGACAAAAAACGAAAAGAAGCTAATAGTTAAATTCCAAGGAGGACTTGGAAATCAATTATATGAATATGCATTTTGCGAATGGCTAAGACAACAATATTCAGATTATGAAGTCTTGGCAGATTTGTCATACTACAAGATAAGATCAGCGCATGGTGAACTTGGTATTTGGAACATCTTTCCAAATATAAATATTGAAGTAGCATCTAATTGGGATATCATTAAATATTCTGATCAAATTCCCATAATGTATGGGGGAAAGGGTGCTGACAGGCTTAATTCTGTAAGAACAAATGTGAATGACAGATTTTTTAGCAAGAGAAAACATTCGTACTACACAGAAATTAGTAATACAGATGTATCAGAGGTCATAAATGCGCTAAACAATGGTATAAGGTATTTTGATGGATATTGGCAGAATATAGATTATTTCAAAGGCAATATCGAAGACTTGAGGAATAAACTCAAATTTTCTGAGAAATGTGACAAATACATAACTGATGAAATGCTCAGGGATAATGCTGTTTCATTGCATGTAAGACGTGGAGATTATGTTGGAAGTGAATATGAAAAAGAAGTAGGATTGTCCTATTATAAGAAGGCGGTTGAGTATGTACTGGATAGGGTAGATCAGGCTAAGTTTTTCATTTTCTCAGATGACAAGTACTATGCTGAGACAGCATTTGAATGGATTGATAATAAAACTGTTGTGGCGGGGTATGATAATGAATTAGCGCATGTGGACATGCTTTTGATGAGCAGAATGAAAAACAATATTATTGCTAATTCCACGTTCTCGTTATGGGCAGCATACCTTAATGATAGTATGAATCCATTAATAGTTTATCCTGATGTGGAATCCTTGGATAAAAAGACATTCTCTGATTGGAATGGTATTAAGTAAAAGAGGTGAATTATTTTGACTATAGAATTTAGAGATTTAAAAAGACAGTATGAAGTAATTAAAAATGAGATAAACACAGAGATATCCTCAGTAATAGAAGGTTGCCATTTTATTAGTGGACCACAGGTAAAAGAACTAGAGAGAACGCTTGCTGATTACGTGGGACGCAAACATTGCATTTCTTGTGCTAATGGTACAGATGCTATCTCTATTGCATTAATGGCAGCTGGAGTAGGCAAAGGGGATGCAGTATTTGTTCCCGATTTTACTTTCTTTTCCTCGGGAGAGTGTCCTGCTTCTGTTGGCGCGACTCCGATATTTGTTGATGTTGATTTAGATACATATAATATTTCAGCTTCTTCACTTAGAAAGGCCATAGATACAATTTTAGAAGAAGGCGAATTAAAGCCTAAGGCTGTCGTGGCAGTCGACCTTTTTGGACAGCCATTTGACTATCAGGCTGTCAAAAATATATGTGAAGAATATAAGCTTATATTGTTGGAAGATGCTGCTCAAGGATTCGGCGGTGAATATACAATGGATAATGGAGAAAAGATAAAGGCTGGTAAATTAGGGACAATTTCTACTACCAGTTTCTTTCCTGCTAAACCACTTGGCTGTTATGGAGATGGGGGAGCTATTTTCACAGATGATGACAGGCTGGCTGAGCTATGCAGGTCAATAGCAGTACATGGCAAGGATATGGAACATCCGGATGATCCAAATGCCAAATATAATAATATAAGACTTGGTATGAACTCTCGCCTTGATACTATGCAGGCGGCAGTACTGTTGGCCAAATTTCCAACATTTTGTTCTAATGAACTTGATAGGGTCAACCATGTTGCTGAAAAATATCATGAATTATTAAAAGATGTTATGGGATTATCAGTGCCACATATAACAGATAGATACTATAGTTCTTGGGCTCAGTATACAATTCAGCTTCCAGAAAACATTGACAGATCTGTAGTTCAAAAAGAGCTGCGCTCAACCGGTATCCCAACCAATATTTACTATATAAAACCTATGCACAAGCAGGGAGCATTTGAAAAGACAAGAAGTGCTGAGGCAGAATGTCCAAATACTGAGAAACTTTGTAGTACTGTTCTATGTTTGCCGATACATCCATATTTGCATGATGATGAAGTCGATTATATTTGCAAGGCTTTAAAAGATGTGATGGATTCACTGAGTTGAAGATTGCAAACGTTTTCTCATTAGTTTATTATTTTTATGTTATTATGCATTAACCAAAATATGTAGGGAGAGACTTTTATGCAATACAGAATATCTGTTGTGGTTCCTGTTTACAACGAGGAAGGCAACATAGCAAATCTTCACAGAGAAATTAAGGATGTCTGTGAGAAGAACAATTATATATATGAGATTATATTTATTAATGATGGATCTTCTGATAGAACTGATGAAGTATGTAGAACACTTAGTCCACTTAAATATATCAAAATGCGCAAGAATTTTGGACAGACAGCTGCAATGGATGCGGGAATCAAGGCTGCGCAGTATGACTACATAGTAACTATGGATGGAGATGGCCAAAATGATCCTGCTGATATTCCTCAGATGCTGGAATATTTGGAAAAAGAAGGCGTTGATGTAGTTTCCGGGTGGCGCAAGAACCGTAAGGATACCTTTATGAAACGATTTGTTTCAAGAGGGGCGAATTTCCTGAGATATCTCCTTGTACATGATGGAATTCATGATAGTGGATGCTCTCTTAAAGTTTACAAAAGAGAGTGCTTCAAGGGAGTAAACCTCTATGGAGAACAGCATAGATTTATTCCAGCGATCCTTAAGATTAAAGGTTTCACCATAGGAGAAGTAGTTGTTAACCACAGACCTAGGACTTCAGGCTACACAAAATACAACTGGAAGCGTACGATCAAGGGATTTGTTGATATGATTTCTGTATGGTTTTGGAATAAGTTTGCAACCAGGCCTTTGCATCTTCTTGGTGGAATGGGAATGATTTTTGAATTGTTGGGATTTGCCTGTGGCATTTGGTCAATTGCGTTATTTGCAATGGGAAGGAAAATGTCCAACAATATCTTCCCTCCCCTGCTAACCATTTTTTTCGTTATCATTGGTCTCATCATGATCATATTTGGACTTATGAGCGAGATACTTATCAAGACATATTATGGTGTACATGTTGATGCGCCATATAGCGTGAAGTCGATAGAGGAATTTGGAAATAAAAAAGATGAATGATAGTAATTACTATATACATGAATCGTCAATAGTAGATAACGATGTCAAGATAGGTGATAATACCAAGATTTGGCATTTTAGTCATATTCAATCAGGTGCAGTTATTGGTGCAAATTGTTCTCTGGGCCAGAATGTAAACATTTCCAATAACGTTACCCTTGGGGACGGGGTAAAAGTACAGAACAATGTATCCATCTATGAAGGTGTCACTATAGAAGACTATGTGTTCTGTGGGCCAAGTTGCGTGTTTACAAATGATCTTACTCCAAGATCTCGTTATCCAAAGAATCACAAATATTTGCCTACTGTAATTCGACATGATGCTACCCTTGGCGCCAACTGCACAATAGTTTG
The sequence above is a segment of the Butyrivibrio proteoclasticus B316 genome. Coding sequences within it:
- a CDS encoding glycosyltransferase family 2 protein is translated as MQYRISVVVPVYNEEGNIANLHREIKDVCEKNNYIYEIIFINDGSSDRTDEVCRTLSPLKYIKMRKNFGQTAAMDAGIKAAQYDYIVTMDGDGQNDPADIPQMLEYLEKEGVDVVSGWRKNRKDTFMKRFVSRGANFLRYLLVHDGIHDSGCSLKVYKRECFKGVNLYGEQHRFIPAILKIKGFTIGEVVVNHRPRTSGYTKYNWKRTIKGFVDMISVWFWNKFATRPLHLLGGMGMIFELLGFACGIWSIALFAMGRKMSNNIFPPLLTIFFVIIGLIMIIFGLMSEILIKTYYGVHVDAPYSVKSIEEFGNKKDE
- a CDS encoding desulfoferrodoxin family protein, with amino-acid sequence MKFYRCETCGNIITKLNDSGVPVVCCGQPMKELVPGAVDGAVEKHVPDVTVEGNTVKVQIGEVEHPMMDNHYIQFIALETTTGAQIKYLKPSEKPVAEFVLPAGEKAVAVYEYCNLHGLWVKEV
- a CDS encoding DegT/DnrJ/EryC1/StrS family aminotransferase, producing MTIEFRDLKRQYEVIKNEINTEISSVIEGCHFISGPQVKELERTLADYVGRKHCISCANGTDAISIALMAAGVGKGDAVFVPDFTFFSSGECPASVGATPIFVDVDLDTYNISASSLRKAIDTILEEGELKPKAVVAVDLFGQPFDYQAVKNICEEYKLILLEDAAQGFGGEYTMDNGEKIKAGKLGTISTTSFFPAKPLGCYGDGGAIFTDDDRLAELCRSIAVHGKDMEHPDDPNAKYNNIRLGMNSRLDTMQAAVLLAKFPTFCSNELDRVNHVAEKYHELLKDVMGLSVPHITDRYYSSWAQYTIQLPENIDRSVVQKELRSTGIPTNIYYIKPMHKQGAFEKTRSAEAECPNTEKLCSTVLCLPIHPYLHDDEVDYICKALKDVMDSLS
- a CDS encoding acyltransferase — protein: MNDSNYYIHESSIVDNDVKIGDNTKIWHFSHIQSGAVIGANCSLGQNVNISNNVTLGDGVKVQNNVSIYEGVTIEDYVFCGPSCVFTNDLTPRSRYPKNHKYLPTVIRHDATLGANCTIVCGHEIGHHATIAAGAVVTCDVKPHALMAGVPAKQIGWVCECGQVLDLAENGKYICPDCGHSYSKENNCLSEN
- a CDS encoding alpha-1,2-fucosyltransferase, with protein sequence MTKNEKKLIVKFQGGLGNQLYEYAFCEWLRQQYSDYEVLADLSYYKIRSAHGELGIWNIFPNINIEVASNWDIIKYSDQIPIMYGGKGADRLNSVRTNVNDRFFSKRKHSYYTEISNTDVSEVINALNNGIRYFDGYWQNIDYFKGNIEDLRNKLKFSEKCDKYITDEMLRDNAVSLHVRRGDYVGSEYEKEVGLSYYKKAVEYVLDRVDQAKFFIFSDDKYYAETAFEWIDNKTVVAGYDNELAHVDMLLMSRMKNNIIANSTFSLWAAYLNDSMNPLIVYPDVESLDKKTFSDWNGIK
- a CDS encoding AAA family ATPase; the protein is MRKEISTSIYSFRDLIENNCIYVDKTKYLYDAITTAKGQYFCARPRRFGKSLTISTLEAIFSGQKDLFKDCYICKETDYKWEEYPIIHLDFGRANVLSIDLLSSWLVQTLKTIAGKYGVDVNNEDPALLFGELIETLYHKNQKGVVVLIDEYDKPIMEHLENESEAETFRDFMEAFYQMIKGYEQYERFVFMTGVIKFAKLSIFSKLNSLTDISMDKKYACMFG
- a CDS encoding glycosyltransferase family 4 protein → MKIIIISHEYPPVGGGGANACMNLARQYAKQGHIVDIVTVWFDGLDEHETIKDSITNGQITITRLKAKRKHKEHCSFSEMLDYLKKAIPVADRLEKENNYDICQIFFGIPSGPVGYYLKKKYKLPYVIRFGGGDIPGFQDRFTKVYKLIGPAIKMIWKKADALVANSIGLKKLAEDFYDKKEILVIPNGADLNAFEEKDNDYKSIAYTEACHDENINLLFVSRLIERKGLQDIIPQLSEIQQQSQNIGKNIKFQIVGDGPYRETLEKLTEVHNLQDVVAFYGQKNKKELPEFYRNADIFVFPSRKEGMPNVVLEAMSYGLPILMTPCQGSDELVDGNGKVAKVYEFGKILVDMLSKPDELKTMGKRSKYLIKEAFSWEKTAEAYMALFDKIIVQKEQK
- a CDS encoding ABC transporter ATP-binding protein, which translates into the protein MTNDIKKFIDVIKRIFGILDKGDRRRSYVVLADILLCAVLETVGVSLIVPFINAIASPEKVREYPVIGNIIVIMGISGLSLVLFMSFALVIFYILKNAFLMYSAYFQNSYRFKLQKKLSVKMLRAYMNKPYQFFVETNSSVIIRGIGNDVGCVKDALGTLFDLVTQILTLLMIAAFLAYTDLTMAMGLLGISLICVYILVVILRKKTSFLGREQRVAETRVTKYSYEILEGIKEIMAMRRKDRFIDAYEGAFENKGKLEAKYITVQTFPIRIIETVFMSGIIFILYVRVLQGADLTSFLPQLAVFAVGGIKMLPAMSTISRSATQIIFQKPGVDEAYDNLVSFNAEGVIEADKSSLAITPEMEFKNITLNDIHWRYTGADKDVINGLSLEIKRGESVAFIGASGSGKTTLVDIILGLFTPQSGEVKVNGIDITKCIDSWSHMLAYVQQSIFLTDDSLRNNIAFGLTPEEIDDDKVWKAIEQAQLGDFVKTLDDGLDTIVGERGVKFSGGQRQRVAIARALYFETQVIVFDEATAALDNETEKSLMESIDALHGEKTLIIVAHRLSTVRNCDRIYEVSNGKLIEKTKAELGL